GAAGAACTTCGTCGTAAACCTCGCTCCAGTCCACGATGCCAACCCTTCTCTTAACGCCCCTTCGTATGAGGTTCAGTATCTCCTCGACGACTTCCTCTGGCGTTTTTCCTGTTGTGTCCACCTCAATCACGTTCTCGTTCTCCTCAAGCGCCTCGACGAGGATTACATCCACCAGCTCGGCCTCGACGTTCTCCCCAAGCTTCTCCCTGCCGTAGCCCCTCTCCTTCAGCCTTTCCGCTATCAGCTTCGGGTTCGCCCTGAGGACTATCACAAGGTCAGCCTTGAGGAAGTGGCTCAGGTGTCCATCCGCGACGACGTTTTTGCCCTTGAAGTCCCTTCCAAAGGCCTCCCTAAGTTCATCAACGTCGATTTCAAGCTCATTCTCTTTCATCTCGCCTATACCCTTCTCAAGGGCGTAGTCTCTCAGGTTGACGTACTCGTAGCCTAGTTTCTCAGCCAAGAGCTTTGATATAGTCGTTTTTCCAACACCTGGTGTTCCGGTTACCGCTATTATCATTATCACACCCCCATATGAATTTAAAATCACGCCCCGGACGGGCTCGGCGCTCATAGGGTACGTCATCGCCCCTGCTCAGCCCGTCTTGGATTCTTCACTGCCCGCCCGGGACGGCGTCAGGGCCAGTCCTCGTCATCACAAACGCTCGGTGCAATTCGCTGTCATCATCCGCAGGTTTTCATCTCATATAATAGGATATAAGCTTTCTCAGCTCCAGGTCTCGCCTCAGTGGAAGCTTCAAAAAACGCCTTAGCTGGTTGTTCTCGGCCATCAAGCCGGTGAGTTCAATGGCGAGGATTTTGTTGTC
This sequence is a window from Thermococcus kodakarensis KOD1. Protein-coding genes within it:
- a CDS encoding adenylate kinase family protein yields the protein MIIAVTGTPGVGKTTISKLLAEKLGYEYVNLRDYALEKGIGEMKENELEIDVDELREAFGRDFKGKNVVADGHLSHFLKADLVIVLRANPKLIAERLKERGYGREKLGENVEAELVDVILVEALEENENVIEVDTTGKTPEEVVEEILNLIRRGVKRRVGIVDWSEVYDEVLPYLRL